From a region of the Paenibacillus sp. R14(2021) genome:
- a CDS encoding IS110 family transposase, translated as MKDFTKFVGLDVSKDIISVAVADAGRGEPRFLGNFPHTPEAMRKLMKKIGTPEQLHVCYEAGPTGYGLFRFLLSLGIDCVVVAPTLIPKRAGDRIKTDRRDALRLAQLLRAGELTSVWTPDEDHEALRDLVRARHDAKEDLQRARLHLVQFLLRHDLRPLKGTRNWSVTHREWLHSLRFEKSSLRIVFQEYLHAIDEVTDRMKRIEAEIHEQATTSIHAPVIQALQTMRGVAEVTATTLVAEIGQFSRFSSPRQLMSYAGLVPKEYSSGASRWQGSITKVGNAHIRHVIVESAWSYRHAPSLKGQLRSRQEGQDPEAKRIAWKAQHRLHQKYDGITSRGKGGKQAAVAVARELIGFVWAIGCAIEMKHSEIELIA; from the coding sequence ATGAAGGATTTCACAAAATTTGTTGGTTTAGACGTATCAAAAGATATCATCTCTGTTGCCGTCGCAGATGCAGGACGTGGTGAACCGCGTTTCCTAGGGAACTTTCCCCACACACCTGAAGCCATGCGTAAGCTCATGAAGAAAATAGGAACACCGGAGCAATTGCACGTTTGCTACGAAGCCGGACCAACTGGATATGGTCTCTTCAGGTTTTTGTTGTCGCTTGGCATTGACTGTGTCGTTGTTGCCCCAACACTCATTCCAAAGCGCGCAGGAGATCGCATCAAAACCGATCGAAGAGATGCTTTACGATTGGCACAACTTCTTCGCGCCGGAGAACTTACATCTGTTTGGACCCCCGATGAAGATCATGAAGCGTTGAGGGATTTGGTTCGCGCTCGTCATGACGCTAAGGAAGACTTGCAACGTGCTCGCCTTCATCTTGTCCAGTTTCTACTTCGCCATGACTTGCGTCCACTAAAAGGCACACGGAATTGGTCCGTCACGCATCGAGAATGGCTGCATAGCCTTCGCTTTGAAAAATCATCGCTGCGAATCGTGTTCCAAGAATATCTTCATGCCATTGATGAAGTGACCGACCGCATGAAACGCATTGAAGCTGAAATCCACGAACAAGCAACAACCAGTATTCACGCCCCTGTTATCCAGGCTCTTCAAACCATGCGTGGCGTTGCGGAGGTAACGGCAACCACGTTAGTAGCGGAAATTGGGCAGTTCTCTCGCTTTTCAAGTCCCCGGCAATTAATGTCGTATGCAGGACTTGTCCCTAAAGAATATTCAAGTGGCGCTAGCCGTTGGCAAGGATCCATCACGAAGGTCGGAAATGCTCACATTCGTCATGTCATCGTAGAATCCGCTTGGTCCTATCGCCACGCTCCTTCTTTGAAAGGACAACTTCGCTCTCGTCAGGAAGGCCAGGATCCGGAAGCTAAACGCATTGCCTGGAAAGCGCAGCACCGATTGCATCAGAAATATGATGGTATCACTTCTCGGGGGAAAGGCGGGAAGCAAGCTGCTGTTGCCGTTGCCAGAGAACTTATCGGATTCGTATGGGCTATTGGTTGTGCGATTGAAATGAAACACTCGGAAATCGAATTAATCGCTTAG